The genomic region CGAAGGTATCGGACAGGGTGCTGCTCAAGGCGGCGAGGGATCCGGATTTGCCATGATGGGTGCCGGAATGGGTGCCGGAATGAGCATGGGTGGGATGATGACCCAGAGCATGGCAGGCGGCGGCGGTCAGCCAGCTCCCTTTGGCGGCCAACAGGCAGCTACCCCCCAGACAGCAGCTGTACCTCAGGCACCTGCACCCCAGACAGCGGCACCGAAACAGGCAGAACCGATGGATAAATGCAATAACTGCGGAGCCGAGTTTTCAGCCGGCAAGAAGTTCTGCCCGGATTGCGGACAGAAGATGACGCCTGCCGGAAGCTTAACTTGTGCAAAATGCGGAACTGCCCTTTCACCAGGAGCAAAATTCTGTCCGGAATGCGGTACAAAGGTCGAGACCGTTCGGAGATGTCCGCGGTGCGATTCCGTGGTCCCTGCCGGAACAAAGTTCTGTCCCGAATGCGGACAGAAACTCTGATATTTTTTTGGAATCTCTTTTTTTTATTTTTTAATCAGACTTATGTGTCGAGAAAAACAGCTATCAGTTTATGAATGATGAATTTCATTTTTCCTTCTCAAAATAGCGTCCAGTAATTTTTTTTGTAGAGTGTCCTTGCGACCTGAACCTGTTCCTTATCAGATATCCTGGTAAAAAATCTTGGGAAACCGGAAATACCGTTTGAAATTTGATGAAAAAAAAGAAAAAAATCAGGTACGCCGGATCGTTACCGATGCGGCATGGGCTGCAAGTCCTTCGGCCTCGGCCAGGATCTCCACGATATCACCGATCGTTTCAAGCCCTTCTTTCGTGACCATCTGGACCTGTGAACGTTTCATGAAGTGGTGAACATCCAGTGCCGAATAACTCTTTGCATATCCGGCCGTTGGAAGAACATGGTTCGTTCCGGATGCATAATCCCCGCAGGCAACCGGCGTGTATGGACCGATGAAAATCGAACCTGCGTGACGGATCTTTTCAAGCGTCGCAAGCGGATCAGCGGTCTGGATCGAAAGATGCTCAGGAGCGATCTCATTCATCAGATCGATCGCAAGGTCCTGATCCCCGGCGATCACATAACCCGAGTGGGCCAGAGCCTTTTCCATGATCTCCCGACGCGGAGCGAACTCGATCTGCTTTTCGATCTCGATCCCGACCTCCTGAGCAATCCTTTCGGAGGTGGTCACGAGAACACAGGCCGCGTTCGGGTCGTGCTCTGCCTGAGCAAGGATGTCGGCTGCGATGAATGCAGGGTTTGCCGATTCATCCGCGAGAACACCGATCTCGCTTGGACCAGCAGGGAAATCGATCTCAGCATGTTCGCGCAGCAGCATCTTTGCCTGCGTGACAAACACATTTCCCGGCCCGACGATCTTCTGGACCGGACGGATCGTTTCCGTTCCAAGAGCCAGAGCCGCAATGGCCTGGGCCCCGCCGATGGAGTAGGCCTCCGTAACGCCGGCAATGTCGAGAGCGACAAGGGTCAGCGGGTTTACCGGCGGCGGCGTACAGAGAACGATCTCAGGAACGCCGGCGACGCGGGCCGCGACAGTGGTCATAAGGACCGTTGATGGATAGGCCGCCCGTCCGCCGGGAATATATGCGCCGACACGGTCAAGAGGCGTTGTCTTCACGCCGAGCGTGATGCCCGGTTCCGTCTCCTCGAGCCAGAGAGATTTATCCATCTGCAGTTCATGGAACCGGGTGATGCGTGCCTCGGCCTCGATCAGTGCCTGGACGAGAGCAGGATCGACCTCATCATACGCCTCGTCGATCGCTTCACGGGAGATCCTGAGTGAGGAGAGTT from Methanocorpusculum sp. harbors:
- the hisD gene encoding histidinol dehydrogenase produces the protein MWQPLNVESWVSMRRGSLADVKESVEAIIEDVRKNGDAALFALTEKFDKQKLSSLRISREAIDEAYDEVDPALVQALIEAEARITRFHELQMDKSLWLEETEPGITLGVKTTPLDRVGAYIPGGRAAYPSTVLMTTVAARVAGVPEIVLCTPPPVNPLTLVALDIAGVTEAYSIGGAQAIAALALGTETIRPVQKIVGPGNVFVTQAKMLLREHAEIDFPAGPSEIGVLADESANPAFIAADILAQAEHDPNAACVLVTTSERIAQEVGIEIEKQIEFAPRREIMEKALAHSGYVIAGDQDLAIDLMNEIAPEHLSIQTADPLATLEKIRHAGSIFIGPYTPVACGDYASGTNHVLPTAGYAKSYSALDVHHFMKRSQVQMVTKEGLETIGDIVEILAEAEGLAAHAASVTIRRT